In Engraulis encrasicolus isolate BLACKSEA-1 chromosome 2, IST_EnEncr_1.0, whole genome shotgun sequence, the sequence GTCGGGATGTtggatggggaaaagtccccccatATGTtgttgacagtggggaaactttacaTCTTCTCCATGAAGGTAAGACGTCAGCGAAGCAGGAGGTCATAAGCagaaggagaggacgggaggttagatattgaaaggAACCCACTACGTCCAGTCCATTGTCctaaccatggaggtagtataagaactggagagagtgaataagtcccgcctccagtcatttcaatgggaaatgctaggctagtgaattcagccaaaattgaacgattttttcagcttcaaagatgttGTCGTTTCCGccaacagtttactcagccaattacgtgccacgttactgactgacttacgtATGACTAGAAAGATATATAGAAGACggacattggatgcatggaggtgcccaaccacaaaCCTGTaaaggtatgtgtgcccaacactaaactcacgcacccaccaatcacaagtggggtcggaaatgagaatttgtgaaaatggcgaatggggaagtgccttgctaagcggcgaagctaatcagccaaatcctgcccccctggtctTAACCCCTGTCTTTGACTAGTGGCTGTGGCCCCGTGCTTCACTGACACaccgcctccatggagaacacAATAAAGTTCCCCTGCTGTCAAcctagtcacaacaacttttggggtaaTTTACTCCATTCAACATCTCAATTGCAAATTCAACATCCCAATGACAAActgacctttgaattgcacttttgtgagatattgaattaaacatcTGTCATCAATgacaactcccgacccgccaggttggtgggggaagtaattaaccagtaattaaccagtgctctcccccatcctcctccatgactgaggtaccctgagcatggtaccgtcccgccgcactgctcccttggggcgctacttggggcttcccccttgcaattttgttgtgtgcaatgtgcagtgttcacttgtgtgctgtggggtgctctgtcacaatgacaatgggagttgtagtttccccaGTTTCGGCTTTCACTGTCATCACAAGGCCGCAAGCACAAGGAAGGACGCGAGTGTGGATAATGAAATGAGCCCACTGCATTACACATCCAGGAAGTACGCAAGTACATCACCTACCTACTCCTCCGATGAGCCAATCGTTGAGGCCGCCTTTCGCGCTGTCCCATGAGGTGTGAGGAGAGAACACGGCCATCCCGCCCTCCACCGCCCTCACAGCCAATCGCTGCTTCCAGTCCCTCTGCACCAGCCGTTTCATTGGTCGAAACAGCGGCGGGTGGTAGGAGACGATCAGGTCGCAGCCAATGGCCTCAGCCTCCTCCATGACGGGCAGCGTCAGGTCGTTGGTCAGCAGGATGGTTTTGATTGGACGAGGCTTGCTGGGCTCCACCAATAGGCCGACGTTGTCCCAGGACTCGGCCAATGAGAGAGGGGCAAGCTGCTCCAGGATATCAAGCACTTCCTTTAGATCCATCGCTCCAGCGGAACAGGATGACGAAGAGAAAgagtggcggaggaggagagagggatgaggctcTCTGGACGatgaagaagaagggagaggagaatagTGTGAAGAGAAAATGGAGGAGGATAAAGAGTGATAAGGCCTTCTAGAGAATGAGGAATGGATAGGACGATGGCATGAAGAGAGAAAatatgaggaggagaaagagttaagagagtgatagagagggcCAGAGGAAAGAATGTGATGATGTGGTGAAAGGGAGGATGAACGCTGTGGAcagcaggatgaggaggaggaggagagtgtgatGGAGGGAGGTATCGCTATGGAGACAGAGGTGTAGAGTCTATGGGGGTGCAGTTGGAGACACGAGACGAAGAATCTTCTAGAATGCAGAACCGTTTCACACCCAGAGAACATGAGGAGGTGAGGGCGACctagggagaaaagaagagaacattacacttagctgacgctttatgtcaaagcgacttacagttatttaggtacaggatattggatacagtcccttgAGGAaagtgaggttaggtgccttgctcaaggggcacttcaaccatggatgaaggtgctagttagggtgggatatgaacctgcaaccctctgatctgctCCAACTATTGAGTCATgaatgaggaggagaaaagaacagaacatgaggagagagcgagaaaagaaGCTGCAgctccttaatgcacaccgttccaccagtaataaaaaaagttaactaccatagcactacaccactatcacagtacacagggcctttggtaatacatggctacttggtcattgtcattctggcagCTAATTTataggggccatgtcttactgggttgTTAATAATTTTAGACACAATGTTAAAATCGTATTCACCAATAGGAAATGCAGGCAAATGTATGCAGCATTTTGGACATTACTGTAGAAAGTGCACTCCATACTAGTTCTCTGATCGTAACTGATTTAGTTTTTGCTATCATGATCTAGTTCATTTGTAGTAGACCAGCTAAACTTAGGACAGACTTCGGCTCTATTCAATACCACTTATGCATTGTGTTACATGAAATTTCCTTTACATTGCAGGCGATAAACAGCTTCAAACAAGGTGACAGTGATCAAATAGACCTTGTAACGATGCACAGacagagcacagcagcacacgGCGATTCAGAGGGTAAGTAAATGAATAGCATAGCCGTCACAAAATGTCAGGAGCAATATGCAAACACTACAATGCACCATATCGGAGGCTTGAAACTGATAATGAATGGCACACTGGCAATGGCACACCTACTGTCAACACAATGTGCAATTTGACACTTTACTTTACAAGGGTGCTAACGTTAACAGCAGCATTGCCCATTTGAAGGAGATTTGTACGAATTCAAAATGACTGACGCATGTGATTCACCAACAAACGTCAAATAAACATTGTCTGTGGAGTGTTTTGGCATTCAAGCACGAGAAAACTTACTTAAACACTCCGCATGCCAGACACGACATACAACTACCTCATTCTGCTACCCAGCGGCCGACTGCTGCTGTGTCAGCTCACCAATGAGATCGGAGATCGACATGAGACGTCACTTCCTGTTAGCCTTGCTCCACTGATGGGGAATGTAGTCTTTTAGCACAGACCTCTCCATGCGATAGTACTGTGAACAGACACTGCTCATCTAAATTCATTGCTGAATAGCTGTATGGGGAATTATATCAGTTCAACTGGGTGACTTATTAAGCAGTAATAGAAAAACAGGCAAAAAGAACAAATAGTATGCTATGAGAGAGGGtcagcatttttaaaaaaatattcaacCTTGATTTTACCATATAGGATAGACCCGTCGAGGTtgaaattctcttttacaagggtgccctggaacaaataaaacaaaagattTAAGGATCATCAGctggcattccaatatgcacactcccatcctccacttgtgcttgttaggccagtcaatctagcgtttgacccggggaaaattgcaatagtaatcattctaagttttttgtaatccctaggtacagtgagtccaatatgtatttgatcccttgctgattttgccagtttgcccactaacaaagacatgatcagtccataaatgtaatgataatatgtattctaacgtggagagacagaatatcaaaaagaaattccagaaaataacttaaaagaatatattttaattgatttgtatttaatttagccaaataagtatttgacccctctagccaaagaCGACAAAgtactttgtggcaaagccctcgTTGTCTAGCAgagaggtcagatgcttcttttgatgacaatgtttgtgcatatattagAAAAGATTTTttcccacttttctttgcagattatctctaaaacattaatagtttgtagcTGTAGcatggcaaatgggaggttcagttccctccatagaattactattgGGTTTatgtttggagactgtctaggccacttcatgactttagtatgcttcttcttgagccactccttcattgctttgactgtatgttgtgtaataTTCTCGTGCTGGGAGATACAAAAATGGACCACCTTCActctagtggtggagggaaggacattggcactcaggattgcacgttacatgtctccctccatccatttgttgatgatgtgaagttgtcctgcgCTTTGGCCAGACAAGCACCCTCAAACCATGATGATACCACttgcatgcatgatggtgaggagggtgttcttgggatcataggcagcagttctctttctctttaacacagtgaattgtgttaatgccaaacagcttgattttggtttcatctgaccacagcacctccttatcgTGTCccaaaccagtctgatgttcgttggcaaacctcaggtgggactgcacaggttccttctgaagcagggttaccatgtgtgcactacaggattgtaatcctctgtggcattaagtgctaccaataGTTTTCTCAGAGATTTTGGTCCCAGAAGATTTTATATCATTGCCTGGTT encodes:
- the nif3l1 gene encoding NIF3-like protein 1 → MFSGCETVLHSRRFFVSCLQLHPHRLYTSVSIAIPPSITLSSSSSSCCPQRSSSLSPHHHILSSGPLYHSLNSFSSSYFLSSCHRPIHSSFSRRPYHSLSSSIFSSHYSPLPSSSSSREPHPSLLLRHSFSSSSCSAGAMDLKEVLDILEQLAPLSLAESWDNVGLLVEPSKPRPIKTILLTNDLTLPVMEEAEAIGCDLIVSYHPPLFRPMKRLVQRDWKQRLAVRAVEGGMAVFSPHTSWDSAKGGLNDWLIGGVGSGSVSVLSQAQCSAPQRQKLEFTVKNQEQLDAIMAELKETPNINTLQYTTVRLESDGFHASVVCGGSVLPSCVQVLLGHAAVGPSMRITQLQQSPLIGCGQGRLCHLSEPVTVATAVQRMKAHLGLPHLRLALGHQKTTESLVSSVAVCAGSGASVLQGVKADLYITGEMSHHEVLDAVATGTSVILSDHSNSERGFLAVVRERLTVRLPDSITVAISKTDRDPLEVV